The following coding sequences lie in one Pseudomonas monsensis genomic window:
- a CDS encoding FecCD family ABC transporter permease, whose translation MIRALLALTTLLIAVLAGVAIGETSIAPDVVLKVLANKLWTAGHALDPIDEGIVWNYRLTRALVAAACGAGLATCGVILQSLLRNPLADPYLLGISAGASTGAVMVALLGIGAGAISLSAGAFAGAVTAFVLVILLARVSGSANGTGQIILAGIAGSQLFNALTAFLITRSASSEQARGIMFWLLGNLGGVRWPSVWLAVPVALFGLLVCLWHRRALDAFTFGADSAASLGIPVRRVQIVLIGCAALVTAVMVSIVGSIGFVGLVIPHAARLLLGTGHARLLPASALGGAVFLIAADVLSRTLIKGQVIPVGVITALVGAPVFALILIGRRSAR comes from the coding sequence TACTGGCCCTGACGACACTGTTGATCGCCGTGCTCGCGGGGGTCGCCATCGGAGAGACGTCGATTGCTCCGGACGTGGTGCTAAAAGTGCTGGCCAACAAGCTGTGGACCGCCGGGCATGCGCTCGACCCGATCGACGAAGGCATTGTCTGGAACTACCGCCTGACCCGCGCCCTGGTCGCCGCCGCGTGCGGTGCCGGTCTGGCGACGTGCGGGGTGATTTTGCAGTCGCTGCTGCGCAATCCGCTGGCCGATCCCTATTTGCTCGGCATCTCCGCCGGGGCCTCGACCGGCGCGGTGATGGTGGCGCTGCTCGGGATTGGCGCCGGGGCGATTTCGCTGTCCGCCGGAGCTTTTGCCGGCGCGGTAACGGCGTTCGTGCTGGTCATTCTGCTGGCCCGTGTCAGCGGTTCGGCCAACGGCACCGGGCAGATCATTCTCGCGGGGATCGCCGGCTCGCAGCTGTTCAATGCGCTCACCGCGTTTCTGATTACCCGTTCGGCGAGTTCCGAGCAGGCGCGCGGCATCATGTTCTGGCTGCTCGGTAATCTCGGCGGCGTGCGCTGGCCGTCGGTGTGGCTGGCGGTGCCGGTGGCCCTGTTCGGCTTGCTGGTGTGCCTGTGGCATCGGCGCGCGCTGGATGCATTTACCTTTGGCGCGGATTCGGCGGCGTCCCTCGGCATACCGGTGCGGCGGGTGCAGATTGTGCTGATCGGTTGCGCGGCGCTGGTAACGGCGGTGATGGTGTCGATTGTCGGTTCGATCGGTTTTGTCGGCCTGGTGATTCCCCATGCGGCGCGTCTGTTGCTCGGCACCGGGCATGCCCGTCTGCTGCCGGCCAGCGCATTGGGGGGCGCGGTGTTTCTGATTGCCGCCGACGTGCTGTCGCGCACCCTGATCAAGGGTCAGGTGATTCCGGTCGGTGTGATTACCGCGCTGGTCGGCGCGCCGGTGTTTGCGCTCATCCTGATTGGCCGGAGATCGGCTCGATGA